The proteins below come from a single Cannabis sativa cultivar Pink pepper isolate KNU-18-1 chromosome 3, ASM2916894v1, whole genome shotgun sequence genomic window:
- the LOC133035432 gene encoding uncharacterized mitochondrial protein AtMg00860-like: MSFGLTNAPAAFMDLMNRVFKDFLDICVIVFIDDILVYSQSEEEHELHLQMVLQRLREHKLYAKFKKCEFWLSQVSFLGHIVSKDGIKVDPGKIESVRDWPRPKTVTEIRSFLGLAGYYRRFVEGFSKISMPLTELTKKNQRFIWSDKCEASFQDLKQRLITAPVLALPSDKEKFVVYCDASKQGLGCVLMQADRVIAYASRQLKDYEQRYPTHDLELAAVVFALKIWRHYLYGEKFEIYTDHKSLKYFFT; the protein is encoded by the coding sequence atgtcattcggactaaccaatgctcctgcagcatttatggacctgatgaatagagtattcaaggatttcctcgatatctgtgtgattgtgtttatcgacgacatcctcgtgtactctcaatcagaagaggagcatgagttacatcttcagatggtactgcaacggcttcgagaacataagctttatgccaagttcaagaaatgtgagttctggctatctcaggtgtccttcctagggcacattgtgagcaaagatgggatcaaggtggatcccgggaagatcgaatccgtcagggattggccgagaccgaagacagtgacagagatcagaagcttcttgggtttagctgggtactaccgtaggttcgtcgaagggttctctaaaatttcaatgcccctaaccgagcttacaaagaaaaatcagcggtttatctggtcagataagtgcgaagctagttttcaggacctaaaacagaggttgattaccgctccagtgctagctttgccttcggacaaggagaagttcgtagtttattgtgacgcatccaaacagggtttggggtgtgtattgatgcaagctgatcgggtcatcgcttatgcctcccgtcagttaaaggattatgaacagcgatacccgactcatgatctagagttggccgcagtggtttttgcattgaagatttggcggcattatctttacggggaaaagtttgaaatctacaccgaccataaaagtctcaagtatttctttacttag